The proteins below are encoded in one region of Bosea sp. BIWAKO-01:
- a CDS encoding DUF1491 family protein — protein sequence MARLTSDFWVSAYLRQAALDGFDAVLRRRGASEAGAIFVKLDRLDGTAALYGPAPQALADESGARRFQLILDSDPLSVEERVERERRFDPDLWLVEIENRKGDPRLALAEG from the coding sequence ATGGCGCGTCTCACCAGCGATTTTTGGGTCTCGGCCTATTTGCGGCAGGCGGCACTCGACGGCTTCGATGCCGTCCTGCGCCGCCGCGGTGCCAGCGAGGCCGGGGCGATCTTCGTCAAGCTCGACCGGCTTGACGGCACTGCCGCGCTCTACGGGCCTGCGCCGCAGGCGCTGGCGGACGAGAGCGGCGCACGCCGCTTTCAGCTGATCCTCGATTCCGACCCGCTCAGCGTTGAGGAACGGGTTGAGCGCGAACGTCGTTTCGATCCGGACCTCTGGCTCGTCGAGATCGAGAACCGGAAGGGCGATCCCAGACTGGCCCTTGCCGAAGGCTGA
- a CDS encoding DUF1214 domain-containing protein, protein MRLLTLSYIIALGAGLGLTSAHYAVAERPPLGRLQVGSWTAWPRSGGRDVDPYMRAYLARGVHLPLGSGEGLELIAERDETGQVLDGRCRYLVIGTTPTTRGWTLNVTDADGHAFRLPLERNGFTDAEIVRDESASVRVIAGTTPEAGNWLPLPIRGRFQFRLRLYDTPISGHASELRPESLPRIGRIDCR, encoded by the coding sequence GTGCGCCTCCTCACGCTCTCCTACATCATCGCACTCGGTGCCGGGCTGGGGCTCACCTCGGCGCATTATGCCGTCGCGGAGCGCCCTCCGCTCGGACGGCTGCAGGTCGGTTCATGGACCGCCTGGCCGCGCAGCGGCGGGCGCGATGTCGATCCCTATATGCGGGCCTATCTGGCCCGTGGCGTGCATCTGCCGCTTGGCTCCGGCGAAGGGCTCGAGCTGATCGCCGAACGCGACGAGACCGGCCAGGTGCTCGACGGGCGCTGCCGCTATCTCGTTATCGGAACGACGCCGACGACGCGAGGCTGGACACTGAACGTCACGGACGCTGATGGCCACGCCTTTCGCCTGCCGCTCGAACGCAACGGGTTCACCGATGCCGAGATCGTTCGCGACGAAAGCGCCAGTGTCCGGGTGATTGCCGGGACGACGCCGGAGGCGGGGAACTGGCTACCATTGCCCATTCGCGGGCGGTTCCAGTTTCGACTGAGGCTCTATGATACCCCGATCTCGGGACATGCCAGCGAACTGCGCCCCGAGTCCCTTCCCCGCATCGGCCGGATCGATTGCCGATGA
- the ppdK gene encoding pyruvate, phosphate dikinase — protein sequence MAGGKWVYTFGDGKAEGEAGMKNLLGGKGANLAEMSNLGLPVPPGFTITTEVCTHYYDNGKNFPPDLAGQVKAALAEMGRLTGKLFGDPANPLLVSVRSGARASMPGMMDTVLNLGLNDVTVEAVAKASGDARFAWDSYRRFITMYSNVVLDVDHGHFEEALEDYKERKGLHLDTDLSADDWKVLVGRYKDIVKKALGAEFPQEPQEQLWGAVGAVFSSWMNARAIKYRELNSIPASWGTAVNVQSMVFGNMGETSATGVAFTRNPSTGENALYGEFLINAQGEDVVAGIRTPQDITEVARQAAGSDKPSMEKAMPAAYAELCRIYGILEKHYRDMQDMEFTIQEGKLWMLQTRSGKRTAKAALRIAVDLAQEGLIGEEEAVGRVEPGALEQLLHPAIDPKAERRVLTTGLPASPGAAAGEIVFNSDDAEAAKKTGRKVILVRVETSPEDIHGMHAAEGILTTRGGMTSHAAVVARGMGKPCVSGAGQIRVDYAKGTMTVGPTTLRAGDFITIDGTLGQVLLGEVKMQQPELSGEFGTLMGWADKVRRLKVRANAETPRDARAARDFGAEGIGLCRTEHMFFDEDRILPMREMILAGDDKGRRDALAKLLPMQRQDFVELFTIMQGLPVTIRLLDPPLHEFLPHTDEEIAEVARAMAVTPDVLRRRAAELHEFNPMLGFRGCRLAVAYPEIAEMQARAIFEAAVIAARETGKPVIPEVMVPLVMGVAEFDLVKARIDAMAKAVIGESKTEFTYQVGTMIELPRAALRAEEIARSAEFFSFGTNDLTQTTLGISRDDAGSFLGSYTAKGILESDPFVTIDQEGVGELVKLAVERGRRSRPRIKLGICGEHGGDPASIGFCESIGLDYVSCSPFRVPIARLAAAQAALGAIKAKDA from the coding sequence ATGGCTGGTGGGAAGTGGGTCTACACCTTTGGCGACGGCAAGGCCGAGGGTGAAGCGGGCATGAAGAACCTGCTCGGCGGCAAGGGCGCGAACCTCGCCGAGATGAGCAATCTGGGCTTGCCGGTTCCGCCCGGCTTTACGATCACCACCGAGGTCTGCACCCATTATTACGATAACGGCAAGAATTTCCCGCCCGATCTCGCCGGGCAGGTGAAGGCTGCGCTCGCCGAGATGGGGCGTCTCACCGGCAAGCTCTTCGGGGATCCCGCCAATCCGCTTCTGGTGTCGGTGCGCTCCGGCGCCCGCGCCTCGATGCCAGGCATGATGGACACCGTCCTCAACCTCGGCCTCAACGACGTCACCGTCGAGGCCGTGGCGAAGGCCTCGGGCGACGCCCGCTTCGCCTGGGACAGCTATCGCCGCTTCATCACCATGTATTCGAACGTCGTGCTCGACGTCGATCACGGCCATTTCGAGGAGGCGCTCGAAGACTACAAGGAGCGCAAGGGCCTGCATCTCGATACCGATCTCTCGGCCGATGACTGGAAGGTGCTTGTCGGTCGTTACAAGGACATCGTGAAGAAGGCGCTCGGTGCCGAGTTCCCGCAGGAGCCGCAGGAGCAGCTCTGGGGCGCCGTCGGCGCAGTGTTCTCGTCCTGGATGAATGCGCGCGCGATCAAATACCGCGAACTCAACAGCATCCCTGCCTCCTGGGGCACGGCCGTCAATGTCCAGTCGATGGTCTTCGGCAACATGGGCGAGACCTCGGCCACCGGCGTCGCCTTCACCCGCAATCCCTCGACCGGCGAGAACGCGCTCTATGGCGAGTTTCTGATCAATGCGCAGGGTGAGGATGTCGTTGCCGGCATCCGCACTCCGCAGGACATCACCGAGGTGGCGCGTCAGGCCGCCGGCTCGGACAAGCCTTCCATGGAAAAGGCGATGCCCGCGGCCTATGCCGAGCTCTGCCGGATCTACGGCATCCTCGAGAAGCATTATCGCGACATGCAGGACATGGAGTTCACCATCCAGGAGGGCAAGCTCTGGATGCTGCAGACCCGGTCCGGCAAGCGTACCGCCAAGGCCGCGCTCAGGATCGCGGTCGATCTGGCGCAGGAAGGATTGATCGGCGAGGAGGAGGCAGTCGGCCGCGTCGAGCCTGGCGCCCTCGAACAGCTCCTGCACCCTGCGATCGATCCCAAGGCCGAGCGCCGCGTGCTGACGACCGGCCTGCCGGCCTCGCCCGGTGCGGCGGCCGGCGAGATCGTCTTCAATTCAGACGATGCCGAGGCTGCCAAGAAGACGGGCCGCAAGGTCATCCTGGTTCGGGTGGAGACCAGCCCGGAAGATATCCACGGCATGCATGCCGCCGAAGGCATCTTGACCACGCGCGGCGGCATGACCTCGCATGCGGCGGTCGTCGCACGCGGGATGGGCAAGCCTTGCGTCTCCGGCGCCGGCCAGATCCGGGTCGACTATGCCAAGGGCACGATGACGGTGGGGCCGACCACACTGCGGGCCGGCGATTTCATCACGATCGACGGCACCCTCGGCCAGGTTCTGCTTGGCGAGGTCAAGATGCAGCAGCCGGAGCTTTCCGGTGAGTTCGGCACGCTGATGGGCTGGGCCGACAAGGTTCGGCGCCTCAAGGTCCGTGCCAATGCCGAGACGCCGCGCGATGCCCGCGCCGCCCGTGATTTCGGCGCCGAGGGCATCGGGCTCTGCCGCACCGAGCACATGTTCTTCGACGAGGATCGCATCCTGCCGATGCGGGAGATGATCCTCGCCGGCGACGACAAGGGACGGCGCGACGCGCTGGCCAAGCTCCTGCCGATGCAGCGGCAGGATTTCGTCGAGCTCTTCACCATCATGCAGGGCCTGCCGGTCACGATCCGGCTGCTCGATCCGCCTCTGCACGAGTTCCTGCCGCATACCGACGAGGAGATCGCCGAGGTGGCGCGCGCCATGGCGGTGACGCCGGACGTCCTCCGGCGCCGGGCGGCCGAGCTGCACGAGTTCAATCCGATGCTCGGTTTCCGCGGCTGCAGGCTGGCGGTGGCGTACCCTGAAATCGCCGAGATGCAGGCCCGTGCCATCTTCGAGGCCGCCGTGATCGCGGCGCGCGAGACCGGCAAACCGGTCATCCCGGAGGTGATGGTGCCACTGGTGATGGGCGTCGCCGAGTTCGACCTCGTCAAGGCCCGCATCGACGCCATGGCGAAGGCGGTGATCGGCGAGAGCAAGACCGAATTCACCTACCAGGTCGGCACGATGATCGAGCTGCCGCGCGCCGCCTTGCGTGCCGAGGAGATCGCCCGCAGCGCCGAATTCTTCTCCTTCGGCACCAATGACCTGACCCAGACCACACTCGGCATCAGCCGCGACGACGCCGGTTCCTTCCTCGGCTCCTATACCGCCAAGGGCATCCTGGAATCCGACCCCTTCGTCACCATTGACCAGGAGGGCGTCGGCGAACTCGTCAAGCTCGCGGTCGAGCGCGGTCGCCGGAGCCGTCCGCGGATCAAACTGGGCATCTGCGGCGAGCATGGTGGCGATCCGGCTTCGATCGGTTTCTGCGAGAGCATCGGTCTCGACTATGTCTCCTGCTCGCCCTTCCGGGTGCCGATCGCACGCCTGGCCGCGGCGCAGGCCGCACTGGGCGCGATCAAGGCCAAGGACGCCTGA
- a CDS encoding YcgN family cysteine cluster protein has product MTDAPIRPEPFWLSKTLDEMTAQEWESLCDGCGRCCLVKLEDDDTGRIHATDIGCRLFDAGTCRCKDYSHRSTLVPDCVTLTPEDVRTLPWLPPTCAYRLVGEGRDLPWWHPLVSGDPETVVAAGVSVRGRVFASEDDVHEDDLPERIVNWPLRWPRAARNPSRG; this is encoded by the coding sequence ATGACGGACGCACCCATCCGGCCAGAGCCATTCTGGCTTAGCAAGACGCTCGACGAGATGACCGCGCAGGAGTGGGAATCGCTCTGTGACGGCTGCGGGCGCTGCTGCCTGGTGAAGCTCGAGGACGACGATACTGGTCGCATCCATGCGACGGATATCGGCTGCCGGTTGTTCGATGCCGGGACCTGCCGCTGCAAGGATTACTCCCATCGCTCGACGCTCGTTCCCGATTGCGTGACGCTGACCCCGGAAGACGTTCGCACGCTGCCCTGGCTGCCGCCGACCTGCGCCTATCGGCTGGTCGGGGAGGGGCGTGACCTGCCCTGGTGGCATCCGCTGGTGTCTGGCGACCCCGAGACGGTCGTCGCGGCCGGCGTTTCCGTGCGTGGCCGGGTCTTCGCCAGTGAAGATGACGTGCATGAGGACGACCTGCCCGAACGTATCGTCAATTGGCCGTTGCGCTGGCCGCGCGCGGCGCGCAACCCTTCGCGTGGCTGA
- a CDS encoding DUF2336 domain-containing protein → MPSRISADLAQLARLARDGGLDLSQVSLRVKADLLMSTTQPSSEDLEAFREMALALIPAIDEGTAIILARKLAGWRHAQADVLQALKARGGAVLSTLMRHGGPVSPSELEDIAAHGDAAAAIVAAERADLPAKASLMLTGRGERAVDLALLANPSAPLPRPVLDLLLDRARDDAAYVPGLLVRRDINSADLIPLFLHAGAERRRTTIESLAALEAVSPSERRPAPTPETFAGWLATAEQDRDGLFGALSSQLGTGSRLAEAMARDHSRDLTALTLIAGGVSVEDATRLLIRLGDDAAHSVERIFALVALMRSVTPGVAYRLVMQISGESKSLSNRKGQHQPLLDPSGTPARSGAARPDSRSVLDEVRRGLRSGREHG, encoded by the coding sequence ATGCCGTCCCGTATCTCCGCCGATCTTGCGCAGCTCGCTCGTCTCGCGCGTGACGGCGGGCTCGATCTCAGCCAGGTTTCACTGCGTGTGAAAGCCGATCTGCTGATGTCGACGACGCAGCCCTCCAGCGAGGATCTGGAGGCGTTTCGCGAGATGGCGCTCGCCCTGATTCCCGCCATCGATGAGGGCACAGCCATCATCCTGGCGCGCAAGCTTGCCGGGTGGCGCCATGCGCAGGCCGATGTCCTGCAGGCGCTCAAGGCACGCGGCGGGGCCGTCCTGTCGACGCTGATGCGCCATGGCGGCCCGGTCTCGCCCTCCGAGCTCGAAGACATTGCGGCCCATGGCGACGCAGCAGCTGCCATCGTCGCTGCCGAACGGGCCGACCTGCCGGCCAAGGCCAGCCTGATGCTGACGGGTCGGGGCGAGCGGGCAGTCGATCTGGCGCTCCTCGCCAACCCGTCCGCCCCCCTGCCCCGGCCCGTGCTCGACCTCCTGCTCGACCGGGCGCGAGACGATGCCGCCTATGTGCCGGGCCTGCTGGTGCGGCGAGACATCAACAGCGCGGACCTTATCCCGCTCTTCCTGCATGCCGGTGCCGAACGACGCCGTACCACAATCGAATCGCTTGCGGCGCTGGAGGCGGTCAGCCCATCGGAGAGACGCCCGGCGCCGACGCCGGAGACCTTTGCGGGCTGGCTCGCCACCGCCGAACAGGATCGCGACGGCCTCTTCGGTGCGCTCTCGAGCCAGCTGGGCACGGGCAGCCGTCTCGCCGAGGCAATGGCCCGCGATCACTCGCGCGACCTGACGGCACTCACCCTGATCGCCGGCGGCGTCAGCGTCGAGGATGCGACGCGCCTGCTGATCAGGCTTGGCGACGATGCCGCCCATTCGGTGGAGCGCATCTTCGCCCTGGTGGCGCTGATGCGCTCGGTCACCCCGGGGGTGGCCTATCGGCTCGTCATGCAGATATCCGGCGAGAGCAAGAGCCTGTCCAACCGCAAGGGCCAGCACCAGCCCCTCCTCGACCCGAGCGGAACGCCCGCCCGTTCCGGCGCCGCCAGGCCGGATAGTCGCTCGGTCCTCGACGAGGTCAGGCGCGGACTGCGCAGCGGGCGCGAGCACGGCTGA
- a CDS encoding transglycosylase domain-containing protein — translation MEFRKANWTTRLKRFALAVDSWIDDTLWGAGRRAGEAYERLRSYADRLTVSGGKRLAAEFASEGLNVGIAGALVMLMLAIPAFHEGREEALKHQVFAVTFLDRYGSELGHRGARHDDSLKLEELPDHLIKAVLATEDRRFYDHFGIDIFGTFRAITVNARASGVVQGGSSLTQQLAKNLFLSNERSLDRKIKEAFLALWLEYRLTKNEILKLYLDRAYMGGGTFGVAAASEYYFGKSVKDVSVAEAAMLAGLFKAPTKYAPHVNLPAARARANDVLNAMVDAGFMTAGQIDSAKRNPATPVDRKRDFSPDYYLDWAFDEVRKLADEGKIGPDRVLTVKTPHDPAIQDRADRAIETILRQHGPAYHAKQAATVVMDPDGAVRAIVGGRDYGASQFNRATAARQPGSSFKPFVYAAALSAGLYRPNTIVTDRPVCIGNWCPNNYGRSYAGSMPLTVALAKSINTIPVQMSIAIGRATGETHEARAARIGRTKIIETAHAMGLTTPLTDTVSLPIGAAEVTVMDMAAGYSVFANGGLRAKPYAAIDIHNSQGDLIYRHDRDDGTGKRVLSVQVAQDMNFMLAKVPTEGTGRRAALDGVVTAGKTGTTNGYKDAWYVGYSGNLVGAVWFGNDDSSETANMTGGSLPAMTWKEIMQFAHQGLELKPIPGVTPVIDPKVAALAKANAPATDAAALSAGAGHMPRQSFEVLSAVGAMFRTIEPVRAAGRTAQAGIQDLTPPGGASRIR, via the coding sequence ATGGAGTTCAGGAAGGCAAACTGGACGACCCGTCTCAAGCGCTTTGCGCTTGCCGTCGATTCATGGATCGACGACACGCTCTGGGGCGCGGGCCGTCGCGCGGGCGAAGCCTATGAACGTTTGCGCAGCTATGCCGACCGGCTGACCGTCTCCGGTGGCAAGCGGCTCGCAGCGGAGTTCGCGAGCGAGGGCCTGAATGTCGGGATCGCCGGCGCTCTCGTCATGCTCATGCTCGCAATCCCAGCCTTCCACGAAGGCCGCGAGGAGGCGCTCAAGCATCAGGTCTTCGCGGTGACCTTCCTGGACCGATACGGCTCCGAACTCGGTCATCGCGGCGCGCGCCATGACGATTCGCTGAAGCTCGAGGAACTGCCGGACCATCTCATCAAAGCCGTTCTCGCAACCGAGGACCGGCGCTTCTACGACCATTTCGGCATCGACATCTTCGGCACTTTCCGCGCGATCACCGTCAACGCGCGCGCCTCGGGCGTGGTTCAGGGCGGGTCGTCGCTGACCCAACAGCTCGCCAAGAACCTCTTCCTGAGCAATGAGCGGTCGCTCGACCGCAAGATCAAGGAAGCGTTCCTGGCTCTGTGGCTCGAATACAGGCTGACCAAGAACGAGATCCTCAAGCTCTATCTCGACCGCGCCTATATGGGCGGCGGCACCTTCGGCGTGGCGGCTGCGTCAGAATATTATTTCGGCAAATCCGTGAAGGATGTCAGCGTTGCCGAGGCCGCCATGCTGGCAGGACTGTTCAAGGCGCCGACCAAATATGCGCCACATGTCAATCTGCCGGCAGCCCGTGCCCGCGCCAATGACGTGCTGAACGCGATGGTCGATGCCGGTTTCATGACCGCGGGCCAGATCGACAGCGCGAAGCGCAACCCGGCCACCCCGGTCGACCGCAAGCGTGACTTCAGCCCCGATTACTATCTCGACTGGGCCTTCGACGAGGTTCGGAAGCTGGCTGATGAGGGCAAGATCGGCCCGGACCGGGTTTTGACCGTCAAGACGCCGCATGATCCGGCGATCCAGGATCGTGCCGACCGCGCAATCGAGACGATCCTGCGTCAACACGGGCCGGCCTATCATGCGAAACAGGCGGCGACCGTGGTGATGGACCCCGACGGCGCCGTGCGCGCGATCGTCGGGGGGCGCGACTATGGCGCGAGCCAGTTCAACCGCGCGACGGCAGCAAGGCAGCCCGGCTCTTCGTTCAAGCCGTTCGTCTATGCGGCAGCACTCTCCGCGGGGCTCTATCGTCCCAACACGATCGTGACCGACCGCCCGGTCTGCATCGGCAACTGGTGCCCTAACAATTACGGACGCTCCTATGCCGGGTCGATGCCGTTGACGGTGGCGCTGGCGAAGTCGATCAACACGATCCCGGTGCAGATGTCGATCGCGATCGGCCGCGCCACCGGCGAGACCCACGAGGCGCGCGCGGCGCGCATCGGCCGGACGAAGATCATCGAGACGGCACACGCCATGGGCTTGACCACGCCGCTGACCGACACGGTCTCGCTGCCCATCGGCGCAGCCGAAGTCACGGTCATGGATATGGCCGCAGGCTATTCCGTGTTCGCCAATGGCGGCCTGCGAGCCAAGCCCTATGCCGCGATCGATATCCATAATTCGCAGGGCGACCTGATCTACCGGCATGATCGCGACGACGGCACCGGCAAGCGCGTGCTGAGCGTCCAGGTCGCGCAGGACATGAACTTCATGCTGGCCAAGGTTCCGACCGAAGGCACCGGGCGTCGCGCCGCGCTCGATGGCGTGGTCACCGCCGGCAAGACGGGCACCACCAATGGCTACAAGGACGCCTGGTATGTCGGCTATTCCGGCAATCTGGTCGGCGCGGTGTGGTTCGGCAACGACGACTCGTCGGAGACCGCGAACATGACAGGCGGCTCCCTGCCCGCGATGACCTGGAAGGAGATCATGCAGTTCGCCCATCAGGGGCTGGAGCTGAAACCGATCCCGGGTGTCACGCCTGTGATCGACCCGAAGGTCGCAGCACTCGCAAAGGCCAATGCTCCGGCAACCGATGCCGCAGCTCTGAGTGCCGGCGCTGGACACATGCCGCGCCAGTCCTTCGAGGTTCTCTCGGCGGTCGGCGCGATGTTCCGCACGATCGAGCCGGTGCGGGCAGCAGGACGGACGGCCCAGGCCGGCATTCAGGACCTGACGCCACCGGGTGGCGCAAGTCGTATCCGCTGA